From a single Terriglobales bacterium genomic region:
- a CDS encoding RNB domain-containing ribonuclease translates to MNQSSSEVDLRALAEQVVRARGFDPQFPPEVQQQVAQIKAHPLAVAPDGKVRDLRSLLWSSIDNDDSKDLDQIEYAEDLGSGRTRLLVGIADVDVFATRNSPIDGHAARETTTVYTGVRVFPMLPEELSTGLSSLLEGADKLSVVTEFVVSNDGNIESYDIYRAVVRNKAQLMYSAVGKWLEGTGDSSSKVASSTELQAQIKLQSEAAEKLKQQRHLHGALNIESIELQPIMSGDQVMSIADREKNRASELIEELMIGANESVARMFEAKKVSSIRRVVKTPERWDRIVALAAQHGGHLPAQPDAKALNDFLMQRKAADPDRFADVSLAMVKLMGPGEYAVERPGEVGQGHFGLAVQDYTHSTAPNRRFADVVTQRIIKSILAGAPPPYSDDQLTAIATNCTEKQDAARKAQRDMQKRIAAVALAHNIGQTFDAIVTGANEHGTFVRIMKPHVEGMLVNGRQGVDVGDRLRVKLVNTDVRRGYIDFARER, encoded by the coding sequence ATGAACCAGTCCTCTTCGGAAGTAGATCTTCGTGCTCTCGCCGAGCAAGTTGTCCGCGCGCGCGGATTCGATCCGCAATTTCCTCCCGAGGTGCAGCAGCAGGTTGCACAAATCAAGGCGCATCCGCTGGCGGTGGCGCCTGACGGAAAAGTCCGCGATCTGCGTTCATTGCTTTGGTCGTCGATCGACAATGACGATTCCAAAGACCTCGACCAAATCGAATACGCCGAAGATTTAGGCAGCGGTCGCACGCGATTACTGGTCGGAATCGCGGATGTGGACGTGTTCGCTACGCGCAACTCTCCCATCGATGGTCATGCAGCTCGCGAGACAACGACGGTTTACACCGGAGTCCGTGTGTTTCCCATGCTGCCGGAGGAGCTCTCGACCGGACTTAGCTCGTTGCTCGAAGGCGCTGACAAGCTGTCGGTCGTGACCGAATTCGTCGTCAGCAACGACGGCAACATCGAGAGCTACGACATCTATCGCGCAGTCGTGCGCAACAAGGCTCAGCTCATGTACAGTGCGGTAGGCAAATGGCTGGAGGGCACCGGGGATAGCAGTTCCAAAGTGGCATCGTCGACGGAACTGCAAGCTCAAATCAAGCTGCAGTCCGAAGCTGCTGAGAAGCTCAAGCAGCAGCGGCATCTTCATGGTGCGCTGAACATCGAGAGCATCGAGCTTCAGCCGATCATGTCTGGCGATCAGGTGATGAGCATCGCTGATCGCGAGAAGAATCGAGCAAGTGAGCTGATCGAAGAACTCATGATCGGCGCCAACGAATCTGTGGCGCGCATGTTCGAAGCAAAGAAGGTTTCCTCGATCCGTCGTGTTGTAAAAACACCTGAGCGTTGGGATCGAATTGTCGCGCTGGCGGCGCAGCACGGCGGACATTTGCCTGCGCAGCCGGACGCGAAGGCTCTGAATGATTTTCTGATGCAGCGCAAAGCGGCCGATCCCGACCGCTTTGCCGACGTTTCACTGGCAATGGTGAAACTCATGGGCCCAGGGGAATACGCGGTGGAGCGTCCTGGAGAAGTTGGGCAGGGTCATTTTGGGCTTGCTGTCCAGGATTACACACATTCGACGGCGCCGAATCGACGGTTCGCAGACGTAGTCACGCAACGCATTATCAAATCCATTCTCGCGGGCGCGCCTCCTCCATATTCCGACGACCAGCTCACGGCCATCGCGACCAACTGCACAGAGAAGCAGGATGCCGCACGTAAAGCGCAGCGCGACATGCAAAAACGAATCGCAGCAGTCGCGCTGGCGCACAATATCGGCCAGACATTCGATGCGATTGTCACCGGCGCGAACGAACACGGGACATTTGTGCGGATCATGAAGCCGCACGTGGAAGGCATGCTGGTGAACGGTCGCCAGGGAGTTGATGTTGGCGACAGACTCCGCGTGAAGCTTGTAAATACCGATGTCCGCCGCGGCTACATCGACTTCGCCAGGGAACGCTGA